The following proteins are co-located in the Acanthochromis polyacanthus isolate Apoly-LR-REF ecotype Palm Island chromosome 7, KAUST_Apoly_ChrSc, whole genome shotgun sequence genome:
- the sdhaf1 gene encoding LOW QUALITY PROTEIN: succinate dehydrogenase assembly factor 1, mitochondrial (The sequence of the model RefSeq protein was modified relative to this genomic sequence to represent the inferred CDS: inserted 2 bases in 2 codons) produces the protein MSRHSKLQKQVLVLYRXFLRAVGTNRGFIPRIRDEFRENXRIKRTDVMHIEYLYRRGQRQLEQLRDANTKQLAPLQSQGPGLRPADLQQHTSQTPSMTLMFSCRNKIF, from the exons ATGTCGCGGCACAGTAAGCTGCAGAAGCAGGTCCTGGTCCTGTACC AGTTCCTCAGAGCCGTCGGGACAAACCGGGGCTTCATCCCCCGGATCCGGGACGAGTTCAGGGAGA GCCGGATCAAGCGGACGGACGTGATGCACATCGAGTATCTGTACCGACGAGGCCAGAGGCAGCTGGAGCAGCTGAGGGACGCCAACACCAAGCAGCTGGCTCCTCTCCAAAGCCAAGGACCAGGACTGAGACCGGCAGATCTCCAACAGCACACCTCACAGACTCCATCCATGACGCTCATGTTCAGTTGTAGGAATAAAATATTCTGA